One window of Lawsonibacter asaccharolyticus genomic DNA carries:
- a CDS encoding oxidoreductase produces MEYVTLSNGVKMPLEGFGVFQVPEAAVCEQAVRDALSVGYRLIDTAAAYFNEEAVGAAIRGSNIPREELFITTKLWIQDAGYESAKKAFETSMEKLGLDYLDLYLIHQPMNDYYGAWRAMEELYEAGKIRAIGVCNFYPDRLTDLCLNARIAPMVNQVELHPFFAQTGAVENMKSLHVQPEAWGPMAEGKHGIFTHPVLTEIGQKYGKTAAQVALRWNTQRGVVIIPKSIHKERMEENFNIWDFTLSEEDMTAIAKLDLGHSEIIDHSAAETAQFLNGWKIHD; encoded by the coding sequence ATGGAGTACGTCACTTTGTCAAACGGCGTCAAAATGCCGCTGGAGGGCTTCGGAGTGTTCCAGGTGCCGGAGGCCGCCGTCTGTGAGCAGGCGGTGCGCGACGCCCTCTCGGTGGGCTACCGTCTCATCGACACTGCCGCCGCCTATTTCAACGAGGAAGCGGTGGGCGCGGCCATTCGGGGGAGCAACATCCCTCGGGAGGAGCTGTTCATCACAACCAAGCTCTGGATTCAGGACGCCGGGTATGAGAGCGCCAAGAAAGCCTTCGAAACTTCCATGGAGAAGCTGGGGCTGGACTACCTCGACTTGTATCTGATCCACCAGCCCATGAACGACTACTACGGCGCGTGGCGGGCTATGGAGGAACTGTACGAAGCCGGGAAGATTCGGGCCATTGGCGTGTGCAACTTCTACCCCGACCGGCTGACCGATCTGTGCCTGAACGCCCGCATTGCCCCTATGGTCAACCAGGTGGAACTACACCCCTTCTTCGCTCAGACTGGCGCTGTTGAGAACATGAAGTCCCTGCACGTCCAGCCGGAGGCATGGGGGCCGATGGCCGAGGGCAAACACGGCATCTTCACCCACCCGGTGCTGACCGAGATTGGCCAGAAGTATGGCAAGACCGCCGCGCAGGTGGCTCTGCGCTGGAACACCCAGCGTGGTGTGGTCATCATCCCCAAGTCCATCCATAAAGAGCGGATGGAGGAAAACTTCAATATTTGGGATTTCACCCTGAGTGAGGAGGATATGACCGCCATCGCCAAACTTGATCTGGGCCACAGCGAGATCATCGACCACAGCGCCGCTGAGACGGCTCAGTTCCTGAACGGCTGGAAGATCCACGACTGA
- a CDS encoding acetyltransferase: protein MQRKIEEVRERTPQLLEQLLAVWERSVQATHLFLSPEEIAEIKAYVPQALREVPHLIAAWGENGTPVAFMGIAGEKLEMLFLAPEERGQGLGKELFQYGVEHFDIREVTVNEQNPQALGFYEHMGFRVYERLDHDEQGKPYPILNMRL from the coding sequence ATGCAGAGAAAGATCGAGGAAGTGCGTGAGCGGACGCCCCAGCTGCTGGAGCAACTGCTGGCGGTGTGGGAGCGCTCCGTTCAGGCAACCCACCTGTTCCTGTCCCCCGAGGAGATTGCGGAGATCAAGGCCTATGTGCCCCAGGCCCTTCGCGAGGTTCCCCATCTAATCGCCGCATGGGGTGAAAACGGGACCCCTGTGGCGTTCATGGGAATCGCTGGTGAGAAGCTGGAGATGCTGTTCCTGGCCCCGGAGGAGCGGGGGCAGGGGCTGGGCAAAGAACTCTTTCAGTACGGCGTGGAGCACTTCGACATCCGGGAGGTCACGGTCAACGAGCAAAACCCCCAGGCCCTTGGCTTCTATGAGCACATGGGCTTCCGCGTCTATGAGCGGCTGGATCATGACGAGCAGGGCAAGCCTTATCCAATTTTGAATATGCGGCTTTGA
- a CDS encoding acetyltransferase, with product MPQIRNEVKRDYQAVEELTRRAFYNLYVPGCVEHYLVHIMREHEDFIQELDFVLEEDGRIIGNIMYTKAKLVDETGREKKILTFGPVCVEPDLQRQGYGKQLMEHSFTKAVELGYDAIVIFGSPANYVSRGFQSCQKFQVHVEGGKYPAAMLVKELIPGALTGHQWTYSDSPVMAIPEEEARHYDDTLPPMERRHQPSQEEFYILSRSFVE from the coding sequence ATGCCGCAAATCCGAAACGAGGTGAAACGGGATTACCAGGCGGTGGAGGAGCTCACCCGGCGGGCCTTCTACAACCTTTATGTGCCTGGCTGTGTGGAGCATTATCTGGTCCATATCATGCGGGAGCACGAGGACTTCATCCAGGAGCTGGACTTCGTCCTAGAGGAGGACGGCCGGATCATCGGGAATATCATGTATACCAAAGCGAAGCTGGTGGATGAAACAGGGCGGGAAAAGAAGATCCTGACCTTCGGTCCCGTCTGTGTGGAACCCGACCTGCAACGCCAAGGCTATGGAAAACAGCTGATGGAGCACTCCTTCACCAAGGCTGTGGAACTGGGCTACGATGCCATCGTCATCTTCGGCAGTCCCGCAAACTATGTCTCCCGCGGGTTCCAAAGCTGCCAAAAATTTCAGGTCCATGTGGAGGGCGGGAAGTATCCCGCGGCCATGCTGGTGAAGGAGCTGATCCCCGGCGCTCTGACGGGTCACCAGTGGACCTATTCCGACAGCCCGGTGATGGCGATCCCCGAGGAGGAAGCCCGGCACTACGATGACACGCTGCCTCCCATGGAGCGCCGCCATCAGCCCAGCCAGGAGGAATTTTATATTCTGAGCCGCTCCTTTGTGGAGTGA